From a region of the Sminthopsis crassicaudata isolate SCR6 chromosome 6, ASM4859323v1, whole genome shotgun sequence genome:
- the LOC141547419 gene encoding olfactory receptor 5D18-like: protein MENADQNKSDVIFILLGFSDYPDLRIPLFLIFLVIYTVTVVGNLGMIVIIRINPKLHTPMYFFLSHLSFLDFCYSTIITPKLLHILVVEDRSMSFALCITQYSFAAICVDTETFLLALMAYDRFVAICNPLLYSVVMSQKRCVLLLTGVYTWGIASSGIFLYSLLILSFSGSSMINNFLCEYSAILSASVSDKYVTEIILVILANFNTFSTLIVVLTSYLFIFVTVLKMNSSSGRYKAFSTCTSHLTAVTIFFGTILFLYCVPSSKGSWLLVRVNTVFYTVVIPMLNPLIYSLRNKDVKATLKKLMEMPERLHSG, encoded by the coding sequence ATGGAGAATGCTGATCAAAATAAGAGTGATGTTATCTTCATCCTTTTAGGATTTTCTGATTACCCAGACCTCCGGATCCCTCTGTTCCTAATATTCTTGGTGATCTATACTGTTACTGTAGTAGGAAACTTGGGTATGATTGTGATCATTAGGATTAACCCCAAACTTCATACCCCCATGTACTTTTTCCTTAGTCATTtgtcttttttagatttttgttaCTCTACTATCATTACACCCAAATTGTTACACATATTGGTTGTGGAAGACAGAAGCATGTCTTTTGCTCTCTGTATCACCCAATATTCGTTTGCTGCCATCTGTGTGGACACAGAGACATTCTTATTAGCACTGATGGCCTATGACCGCTTTGTGGCAATTTGCAATCCCTTGCTATATTCAGTTGTCATGTCCCAGAAACGATGTGTCCTGTTGTTGACGGGTGTTTATACATGGGGCATAGCATCTTCTGGCATATTCCTCTACTCACttcttattttgtcattttctggAAGCAGCATGATTAATAATTTTCTCTGTGAGTATTCTGCTATTCTTTCTGCCTCCGTCTCTGATAAATATGTTACTGAGATAATTCTTGTTATCCTTGCcaattttaatacattttccACGCTTATTGTTGTACTTACatcctatctttttatttttgtaactgtCCTAAAGATGAATTCATCCAGTGGGAGATACAAAGCTTTTTCTACTTGTACCTCCCACCTGACAGCTGTTACCATTTTCTTTGGAACCATCCTCTTCCTCTATTGTGTGCCCAGTTCCAAAGGCTCATGGCTTTTGGTGAGAGTAAATACTGTGTTTTATACGGTGGTGATCCCCATGCTGAATCCCTTGATATACAGTTTGAGGAATAAAGATGTAAAAGCTACACTCAAGAAATTAATGGAAATGCCAGAGAGATTGCACAGTGGATAA